The Torulaspora delbrueckii CBS 1146 chromosome 1, complete genome DNA segment GATATGGGTTACTACTGTCCTGATAGACAAACTACGGCTGATTTCTTGACGGCTGTGACAAGTCCCGCAGAGAGAATTATTAACGAAGAATTCACCAATAAACGTATCGCTGTGCCTCAAACGGCAGCTGAAATGTCCGAGTACTGGAGAAATTCGCCAAATTACAAACGTTTGCTCCAACAAATTGACACTAAAATGACTgagaacgatgaagatgagcGCCAACGTATCAAGGATGCGCACGTAGCAAGACAGTCCAAGAGAGCTAGACCTTCTTCCCCATACACTGTTAGTTACATGATGCAGGTGAAATACTTGTTGATTCGTAATATATGGAGAATTAAAAATAGTTCCTCGATCGCATTGTTCCAAGTCATCGGTAATTCGGTGATGGCTTTCATTCTAGGTTCCATGTTTTACAAGATTATGTTGAAGGATACTACTGATACCTTCTATTTCCGTGGTGCCTCCATGTTTTTTGCCATTCTGTTCAAtgcattttcttctttactGGAAATTTTCTCTCTTTACGAGGCTAGACCTATCACTGAGAAACACAGAACTTATTCTCTGTATCATCCAAGTGCCGATGCTTTCGCTTCGGTTCTTTCTGAGGTCCCCACTAAACTAATCACCTCCGTCTGTTTCAACATTATCTTCTATTTCTTGGTGAATTTCAGAAGAAACGGTGGACGGTTTTTCTTTTACTTCCTGATTAATATCATCGCCACTTTCACCATGTCTCATCTTTTCAGATGTGTTGGTTCCTTAACAAAGACTTTGACAGAAGCTATGGTTCCCGCTGCCGTTTTACTGCTAGCTTTGGCCATGTTCACAGGTTTTGCTATCCCAGAAACAAAAATGTTGGGTTGGTCTAAATGGATTTGGTACATCAATCCTCTTTCCTATCTGTTCCAATCTTTAATGGTAAACGAGTTCCATGGACGGAGATTTGTTTGTACTACATTCGTGCCTAGCGGTCCTGCCTACCAGAACATTTCTGGTACAGAAAGGGTTTGTGGTGCTGTTGGTGCTGAACCAGGTGCTGATTATGTCCTTGGTGATGCGTTCTTGAAGGTCAGTTACAACTACGTCAACGAACACAAATGGCGTGGGTTTGGTATCGGTCTTGGTTACGTGGTTTTCTTCCTAGCTGTTTACTTATTTTTATGTGAAGTTAATCAAGGTGCGAAACAAAAGGGTGAAATTCTGGTTTACCCATTGAACGTGGTTCGCagattaaagaaagagCGTCAACTGCATAGCAAAACTGCCGCTGGTGATATTGAGAAAGCTGGCGGCGAGGATTCCGCTATTTCCGACAGGAAGATGTTGCAGGAGTCTTCTGAGTCCAGTTCAActgacgaagaaggtggATTAAATAAATCTAAAGCTATCTTtcattggagaaatttGTGCTACGAtatcaagatcaagaaggaaGATAGGCGTATCTTAAACAACGTCGATGGTTGGGTTAAACCTGGTACTTTGACCGCTCTAATGGGTGCATCTGGTGCTGGTAAAACTACTTTACTAGATTGTTTGGCTGACAGAACCACAATGGGTGTGATCACCGGTGAAATTTTCGTCAATGGTAGATTACGTGATGAATCGTTCCCAAGAACCATTGGTTACTGTCAACAACAAGATTTACATCTAAAGACTTCCACTGTGAGGGAATCTCTAAGATTCTCTGCCTACTTGCGTCAACCTGCCAAGGTCTCCATTGAGGAGAAAAATAAGtatgttgaagaagttatCAAGATTTTGGAAATGGAACATTATGCCGATGCTGTTGTTGGTGTTGCTGGTGAAGGTTTGAACGtcgaacaaagaaagagattgaccATCGGTGTTGAACTTGTCGCCAAGCCAGCACTTTTGGTTTTCTTAGATGAGCCTACTTCTGGTTTGGATTCGCAAACAGCCTGGTCCatttgtcaattgatgagaaaGTTGGCCAATCATGGTCAAGCAATTTTGTGTACCATTCATCAACCTTCTGCCATGTTAATGCAAGAGTTTGATCGTTTACTATTCATGCGTCGTGGTGGTGAAACGGTTTATTTCGGAGATTTGGGTGAGGGATGTACAACCATGATCAACTATTTCGAGAGTCACGGTTCGGGTAAATGCCCACCATCCGCAAACCCTGCGGAATGGATGCTGGAAGTTGTTGGTGCTGCCCCAGGTAGTCACGCTAACCAGGATTATCATGAGGTTTGGAGAAATTCTGAAGAGTACAAGGCTGTACAAGAAGAACTGGATAGCATGGAAAGAGAGCTACCCAATACCACGGGCCAgctcattgatgatgatgaaaggCACAAGGCATATGCTGCATCATTGATGTATCAGATTAAGATGGTCAGTGTCCGTTTGTTCGAACAGTACTACAGATCTCCAGACTATCTATGGCCCAAGTTCTTTTTaaccattttcaacaatctcttcattggtttcacttttttcaaagctgatAGATCAATGCAGGGTATGCAAAATCAAATGCTGTCCATCTTCATGTACACGGTTATTTTCAACACTTTACTTCAACAATACCTGCCTGCCTtcgttcaacaaagagatTTGTATGAGGCAAGAGAACGTCCATCAAGAGTTTTCTCCTGGAAAGCGTTCATTACTTCGCAAATTCTTGTGGAAGTACCATGGAACATACTGGCAGGGACGCTGGCTTTCCTGATTTACTACTACCCTGTCGGTTTCTATGCAAATGCTTCGGCTGCAGGACAATTACACGAGAGAGGTGCGCTTTTCTGGTTATTCTCCATTGCTTTCTACGTTTACATTGGTTCAATGGGTATACTCTGTATTTCATTCATGGACTTAGCTGCATCAGCAGCCAATTTAGCCTCTTTGCTGTTTACGATGTCATTGTCATTCTGTGGTGTTTTGGCTACATCACAAGCGATGCCACGTTTCTGGATTTTCATGTACAGAGTTTCTCCGCTAACGTACTTTATCGATGCTCTATTGGCTCTCGGTATCGCTAACGTTAACGTTGAATGTTCAGATTACGAATACTCTAAATTTGCACCCGCTGGCGGTCAAACATGTGGTGAATACATGGCTCCTTATATCCAGATGGCTGGTACAGGTTACTTGGCAGATCCTATGGCTACTGACGAATGTAGGTTCTGTCAATTTTCGAAGACTAACGATTTCTTAGCCACTGTCAGTTCTAATTACGACAGAAGATGGAGAAATTATGgtatcttcatctgctaTATCGCTTTCGACTATATTGCAGCTGTCTTCCTCTACTGGCTCTCCAgagaaccaaagaagacTAAGCTTGGTAAGAAAAAGCAACAATAGACTTAATAATCTCAAAAATACCCCCACTGATAATATTTCCAATTTTCGTGACCTTTATAATGGGTTTTTAGACTTTCCTGTAAACAATATAGATACAAGAGAAAGGATTTTTTTACCTTCTTAACAGGCTAATCGGCCAATAGTCTACGTAGATTCGTTACAGTTTCAGCTGGCGAAGCGATCCATAAAGTACAACCAGCCAAACGGGCCTTGAAATCATTCGCTGATCCAACAGGCGCAAATTGATCACCCACATGGAGTGTCTCACATGGTTTTATTGGATCATGAGGACTATAGTAGTTCTGAAGTACACGTAAACCCAAATCCTTACCACCTATGTCGCACCAAACGTCACTTCCACCATCAAAACAGCTAAATTTTATACGTCTAGCAGGTGGGAAAGTCTCCAAAGTTGTCTGTAAAGTGAGAACCACTTCTTCCAACTGCTCCCTTTCGAGCTTGACTTGGACCTGACTTTGAGTCGCAacgtcaaatttttcacctgGCACTATCCCAAcagctctcttctttctcacaATTACAGTCTCCCCAGGCAAATGTAACCTATCTCTTAAACTTTTTAACGTCTTTTCTGCGAAATCTAGTGTTTGATCCATGTCAGACAATTTCCACTCAGTCATATGGGGCAATAACCATTCTCCCTGTTCTACAGTTTGAAATCCAAATTCGccttcatcattttcatgATACCGGAACAAATAATTTGATTCACCACCCATTACGGTTAAATTGTGTTTCTGTTCCATTGTCAGGTCAGATGCATCATGAACTGCCACAATAAGTCCCTTTAATCTATGTTCATACTGTACAGGTTCATCATATCCGGCCGCTGTAACGATCCCGACACGAATGTTTGCCGCCAGAAGCCTCACAATGTAGAAGATCACTGGACTAGACGAATTAAGAGATCCTCCGTCTTCGTAAAGCGTAACGTCACCATCAAAAGtcaccaatttcaattggTTGTGGTGatactttcttctcttatCGACGAAATAAAAGATCTGCGCGGTATTAAGGATCCTTCTCACATCGTTAAAACTTGGTGCAACCATCCTACGCTCCGAGATCCCCCTCTGAGAATCCTCCCACAAGAATGCCTTTTCAAGGGGCAATTCAGTGAAAAAACTACCAATCGTTGGAACTAGCTGATTCAACCGGGACTTGCCCATAAGGTCATACCTCACTTCAGTATCATCATTCTCCTCCAATTGACCATTTCTTGAGTCGAAATCAATCTTGTTAGCCACTAGATTCTGAATATCCTTAAAAATCTCTGCGTATTGCGACCTAACTCGCTGTGTGGTGGTCAAATCATCCACATCGTGCGACACAGCATGCAGCACAAAAGGTGTGGCCAGCAAACCTTTAATCCAGTCTACAAACCCGTCCTTGCGGTGACTCTTTAAATGATATTCCACCCTATATCTCGATGACATCCTCAATAAAACTAACAGTAGCTTTCTACAGGTCTCTAGCTGCTAGATCTGATTCAAACGTGGTCAAATTTACATTAATTAGTCTTAAGAGGTGAATATTTTAGATCAGAGTCCGAATTTACCCGGCTGTACGGTTTCGGCGCCAAAACCAATAAAAAGACCATCATACGTCACTTCAAGAGCATGAGAAGCCGTTAATACGTTCTAAACCACTAGTATTATGCTGGAAACTACCTTTCTTGCTTTCGATATTGCTCAAAACGACCAAAACTCGACCAAATACTCCAAATCAATCAATTTCTTCCGGAGAAGTCGCTACCAACTCATCCCAACCACTCCCCAAACCATCTGACATCTTTCGAGACATCTTGGTCGACCTTTAACCTCTGTTTTATCCAAATTCGATTactttgttgttgtttgtTCAGCCTTGCAAGATTTgatgcaaagaaaaaccTTTTCATCGCAAAGAAACCTGTAAGGGGATTCATCGGTTCAAAAAGGAAGACAAGTATATAAACCAACCAGAAGACCAGTATTGGTGTGCTAATAGATTGGCAAACTAACGTATAGATAGAAGGTTTGGCATAGAAGAATGAGTGAGAAATACAAACCACCTAGTCGACCACCTCCAAGTTACGGCAATGGTCCAAATGGTCAGGGTCCTTTCCAGGACAATTCTGCAGAATATTATAATCAGCAGCCTCAGCAACAAGAGGGTGCTCAACAGCCTGCTGATCAAGGACAAGGTAATCAGTACAATTTTAGACAAGACCAGTACTATAACTTGAACGCTCAAAGTGAAGGAGCTCCAATCGGAAGTTTTGAGGAGGCTTTCCCAACCGATGATAAGCCCAAATGGAATGACTGGCCGTTTACGATCTTTTTCTTGCTCTGCGTGGCGGCATTTATCGTTGTGGCTAGTATTACTTTGAGAGGCTGGGCTCAAACTTACTCGCAGACTGGGTCTGGTATTTACAATGGCACCGATACGGGTACTTTGAACACTAATTCTGCGGTTCTATTGGTTTTCGCTGTTGTGCTGGCTCTGGTATTTTCATTTTTGGGAATTCTGCTGTGTCGTTTGTACCCaaagttcttcatctacTGTGGTATGATTGTGAACATCGTGGCAGGTTTAGGTACCGCTATCATGTACCTGGCCCTAAGATACTGGTCTGCCGGTATTGTTTTTCTGGTGTTCACACTTCTGACCGCGTTCTTTTACTGGCAGATGAGGTCCAGAATTCCTTTCAGTGTTGCAGTGTTGAAAACCGTCATCGATGCAATGAAGAAGTGCCCACAAACTTTGTTGGTCTCTTTCATTGGTACTATCGTTGCAGGAGCATTCGGTGTACTCTTTTCGGCTGTGATCGTCGCCACTTACATCAAGTTCGACCCAAAGGAGAACAACGCAGGGTGCGACGTTAATGGAGGAGGTTGTTCTAACTCCAAAAAGATTGGTCTGTTAGTATTGGTTTTCTTCTGTGGTTATTACATCAGTGAAGTGATCAAGAATGTCATCCATTGCACAGTTTCTGGTATTTACGGATGTTGGTACTATATGTCCAAGTCTGATCAGGGTATGCCAAGATGGCCTGCTTTGGGCTCATGGAGAAGGGCCATGACTTATTCTTTCGGATCCATTTGCTTTGGTTCATTGATCGTTGCCCTCATTGAGACTTTAAAGCAAATTATCAATCTTGCCAGGCAGAGCTTGATTGGTAACGGTAATGGAGCAGCAGCTCAAATTGGATTTATGATCCTTGGATGGATCGTCAATTTCCTGCAGTGGTTGGCCTCTTATTTCAATCACTACGCTTATGCGTTCATTGCTTTATATGGGAGACCTTACTTGAAGTCTGCGAAGCAGACTTGGTATATGCTAAGAGAAAAGGGTATGGACGCTTTGATCAACGataatttgatcaatgtcgCGCTAGGTCTGTACACATTGTTCGCAAGTTACATGTCAGCCTTACTTGCCTTTTTGTATTTGAGATTTACGCAACCCGCTTACAACTCGTCCGGTAGTTTCAATGCACCTCTAATTGCTTTCTCATTTCTCATCGCCATGCAAATCAGTAATATTGCAAACGAAACCATAAGATCCGGTACTTCTACTTTCTTCGTCGCACTGGGCAATGATCCCGAAGTTTTCCATGCCTCATACCCTGAGAGGTTCGACGAGATCTTCAGAGCTTATCCCGatgttttgaagaagttgagtCACCAAGACGTCTAACTAATTTATTTTTCTAATCAGTTTAATAATAATATTACTACATGTTAATAATTGCATGATTCATGGTCAGATGGTCAAAGCGCATTTGACAGAGTCTACATACCCTTATGGAAGTTCTCTATAAAGAAATCTCAGTAGCATCTGGGATTCACATTCTTCCTCAGATACCATGCAATAAATGTCCTTATTCCCTCTCTCACTTTACGATAATCCTTTTGATTTAAGCCGTTAACAACTGTTTCACTTAAATTATCTTTCTCCTTTGTCGTAACTGATCCTAATTGTTCGACAGTCTGAAATACCCATTGTGCACAAATCATAGGATCGTTGTTGTTCAGTTCGCACGCCAATCTAAAGCACTTGACTATACAGCTAACAGCATCCGAATGGGTTGTGAGCTCAAAATTGGTGACGAGTCCAATAAATAGAGAAGTTATTATTGTAGAGCCCCTCGCGAcaacaatctctttcaatatCTGCTGTCTCCATTCTTCTGGGACCTCACTGATCGCAACAGTAGAGATAGGTGGTGTCCTGAAACCCCATGATAATAGGTCATCCAAGCAACGTAATATCAGAACATAAGCGTCATAGTTTTCCACTCTTGTCACACTTTTTAGAGCGACATCGGCAGTACTGCCTAACAATTCACTTGATAATAGGAATTCCTTGGGGTAAAACATAATAAGGTCTGAGatcatggagaagaaatccATGATGGACTCATAATGGTCATTTATCCGTTCGGTTTGaattttgttgaagttttgaaTGAAAGTGTTACTTTGGGTCACAGCAAAATGCCACACCGCATCTTTCAGTTGAGTTGGAACAGGCAGCGCTTCGTCGTCACCGTAGACAATAATAATTGAACCCGAGCACCATAGGTACGAGCCCAAGCCTGTTGCGGCGTAACCTTGAGCGAGAAACTCTGCCACCGGTACTAGAATAGGCTCACAGAACAAGTGGAATTTCTCGAAGAGCCTTCTTAAAAGCTTTGTAGCACGTTCGACTATGACATTGTCGGATAAGGCTCCACAATCGATCAATAAAGTGCTCAACGAGTTCCAAATAAATTCGATTTGTGGAAGTAAAGGTTCTGGTCCCTGTTGAGGATATTCATTTTTTGGCTTCAATTCCTCAAAGGTCGCATAGACGAGATCGATCTTATCAGCGATAAGAGCACTAAACGCCGTAGGATCAGCCTTCCATTTTGGAACTATGTCATTGATTTTCGAAAAACAGTCATCCAGCAGTTTCTGCAGCACTGCAGATATTTTATCGGGGGATTGCTTGTCTATCACAGCGCTCAAACCTTGGCACAGTTCAAATTGAGATTCAATATCTAGGATACTTCCCACATTGAAATAAAAATCATAGAGCTGATCGATGTAGTCACTGAGTAAACTTGAACAATCTGTGCAGAGAAACATCAGAGCATGAGAAGATGCTGTTATAATGTCGGGATTTTTTTGACCCTCATTGAAACCATTGAATATGTAATCTAACTGCATCTTTAGCATCTCGGGATGTTTGGCCGTCCATTCGGTGTATCTTCCAAGAACCAAGGTAGAAGCATATCTTATCTTTGGATGTTCCGGTAGACTGCACAAAATCTGAAAGATTTGAGGTAGTTGATTGTTCTCGGAGAGTGAAATCTCTTGAGCCATTGttctcaaagagaaaagaggagcttccaattcttgcCAAGACCCACCTTTGTTGacagcttctttgattcttgtCAAAGGCTGATTTAATGCACGGGAGGTTCCAATAACCGCTGCGCAGTCTTTAAGAACACTACCCATGTGGTATCTAAAATCCTTGAATTTGTCTTCGCTTTCACTCGAGTCGAATTGATCAGTAGGATATTGTAAATGTCTGATTATGCCGctgatcaaattctcaaAGATCGGCACATACTGTTCTTTTGATTGTTGATATCTTGGTAAAACCAGGTTTTGCTTAAGACTAAACCAGAAAGGGAATGTGTAGGCAGCGATGTCTAGATCGGAGTTTTTGCAAGTAAACATCAGCAGGGCAGTGACAATTGGCTTATAAACATCTGGTGATTTAGAAATGAAAACACTCCACGCTTCACCAGCTTCCACGAACAAACGTGTAAGCCCCTCCATAATTTCATAGTCAAGGTCATCCTCTTGGGCCACTAGAAGGTTAGGAAGTAGTTTGATCTGTAGTTGCATAAGCTGTTCGTAAAGAGCCAAAACTAGTTGTTCGTTAGGGGCATCTCTGCTTTCTCTCAATATCACGGAAAGACATTCAACAGCGGCATCGAAGGTCTCGGAAGACTCGTCTGGCCCTTGGAGTAAGGATTCGAATACAAGTGATATCAGTGGCCTCACAGATAGGAGTTGGTCAACAGGAAATTCAAACGACCATGACGTTAGACAATGCATGATTTTTTCTAAAGTGATATCGGACTCACTTTGTTGCTGGGACTTCAGGATGTCCACACATGAgatcaaaaagttcaacACATCCTCTGCAATTGTATTTATAAGTTCGTGAGTCCTTGAATTGAATTCGTTCTCACTCAAAGGTGTTGATCCGATGTCAAGTGTCTCCTCTGGTAAAATTCTCAGAAAACCCAATAGTTTAGAGGGATAGGGATTCAGGCAATGAATGATTTCCACAATAGGATCCCTCCACTGAATAAACTGAATTGCCAGACGTGCTAGCGCAACACTCAGTTGTGTAATGACCAATTTCTGGTTATGCAAAATTAATAGATTTAGTAAAGACGTCTTGAACTCCATCAGATTGCCTTCTAACTGGGATAAATCGTAAGTGACTttatttctcaaagtttgagCTGCAAATACATGAAGTTCCAAAAAAGAGGGATCAACAGTGGTAAGTACATCATGGCATATGGTCCACGCCGCAGCCGATTTCTGAAAGTCCTCAAGGAAATGCAGGGcctcattcttcttctcctgAGTAGCATTCGAAGAGACGCATTGTAGTGCCTTCTGAACGTCTGCTACTTGAAAAGACATAGCGGTTTGAGCTCTTCTACGCGCTTTAATTCTTAGCGATGGTTGAAACTAATCAATTAAGAGCatcttcaatatttttcaaaataatgaaaatttgaGATATTATGACCGAACAATTGATCCTTCAACGAACATCATTGTAAAGCATTCAGCTCACCCGCAAACTCTCTATCAAGACCAAGATGTCCTCTAAATCTAAAGCTATGGTTCCACCAATAAATTGCATATTTGATTACCTCCAACAGCAGACATTAGTGACGTTTTGGctatttgaacaagttggGATAAGGATAAGAGGCAAGATAAGCGGCTTCGATGAATTCATGAACGTGGTTATCGATGATGCTTTGGAGATACCAGTGGATCCCAAGACCGGTGTCGAAGATATCGAAAAGGGCAGGAAACTAGGAAAGATACTCTTGAAAGGCGATAATATTACTTTGATTACTTCCGTAGACGATTGAAGGTTGTTGTCCGTTGCATATTTACAGGAAAGATAATATATACATATCATACTAGGGTCTCTTTAATTTTGCATAATAGTGTCGATGTCGCTCTTCTTCCGCTCTATCACTTCACTGGTCTTCaattcaacttcttccgcgaacttcttcatttcaCCGCTTAGATGCTCTTTCACTAATGGCAAACCAACGTGTTCTCCCCCAGCAACAGTACCGAATAACGCATCGCCAATGCTACTTTCGTTTCTAGACCTTATTCTGGATGCTCCCATACTTAGTCTGGTTCTTAGTACATCAGAGCCCTCGTTGGCGAaagcttcatcaatctttcttagAAGTTGTTTCTCAGTAACGATAAATTCGTTCGAAACATGGTAGAGACTCAGTAAATCTTCTAGTTTTCTTTCCTTGGCCTTCAATTCCATTAATTCTCTGTTGTAAGTTCTTTTCATTTGatgcaatttttcttcgTCTGGTGCTCTTTGCCTCATTAAAGGGCCCTCAACTATACGCTCTAAAGTAGGAATGGTCAAATCTGAGGATTTGGATTCGTTTAAAGATGCTAGCTCGGCACgcttctcttcttccaaagcttcttccttctgcttcatcaacttttcCAATGACAGGAGTCTGTTTTCTTCCTTACGGAAAGTTTCTGATAGATACTGTCTTCTCAGCTCTGCTTTTCGCAACTTGGTCTCCTGTTGTGATGTTGTAGCAGTTCTGATGCTTGATGGTGCGGCAGCTGTCTGTTGAATTAACTCTTCAAcatccaaaaatttcactgGGGCAGGTTCCCTGTGAGAGTTCTTAGGGTGTGCTACACCTTCAGCGAACCCTATACCTTGAGGTCCTTTTGGCTTTGGTGCATTGACCTTAGCGATAATATTCTCCTGCTTTGTAGTTgggttcttcaaaattgatctAGTAATCGGTAAAACACCGCTCTTGAACCCATGTCTAGCAATACCTTTACCCATTTCTCCTAAGAGCTTGCAATTGAGATTTCAATGGCACAATGACCCTAAATCGACCTCTTATAAGTAGCTAGATGGCTAACCTTTTGATCatataatgaaaattttcagtaaTACCGATGGTAAATATATCACGTGATATATCTATATACTATGATTGAGATGCTATTAGTTGACCTGGAAAGTTACCGGCCCCGAATTGAATTGTATGGTTGATTCGTCGCCATCTGTGCTTGCAATGCTCACGAATATTTCGTAGTTTCCAGTTTCTATGGGCAAAAGTGTCAAATTTATGGTGGCTTTCTTGGTTGCCATGATATGATGATTCAAGGTCCCGTTGTACAAGATTCTTCTGTTAGATTTGGGAAGTAGTTTGCAAGTCTGGTTGTCAAAAAGCATGAA contains these protein-coding regions:
- the PDR5 gene encoding ATP-binding cassette multidrug transporter PDR5 (similar to Saccharomyces cerevisiae PDR5 (YOR153W) and PDR15 (YDR406W); ancestral locus Anc_5.500) yields the protein MSVEEANDTSSASSSVPAYHGFDSKAQEHVKQLARTLSQQSGIDVNDGKDEDRAADGNMADRYSIFSNMSKSGVNPVFDSEDGHYDERLDPTSDQFVSAAWIKNMSYLALADPDYYKPYSLDCCWKDLSASGASADVAYQSTIMNLPRKVVSSVWRSIVPAKEANTFQILKPMDGIINPGELLVVLGRPGSGCTTLLKSISANTHGFKVGKESHIAYKGLSPADINKHFRGEVVYNAEADIHLPHLTVYQTLLTVARLRTPQNRIKGVSREAWANHVTEVAMATYGLSHTRNTKVGSELVRGVSGGERKRVSIAEVTICGSKFQCWDNATRGLDSATALEFVRALKTQADITNTAATVAIYQCSQDAYDLFDKVCVLSEGYQIYFGPAKEAKKYFQDMGYYCPDRQTTADFLTAVTSPAERIINEEFTNKRIAVPQTAAEMSEYWRNSPNYKRLLQQIDTKMTENDEDERQRIKDAHVARQSKRARPSSPYTVSYMMQVKYLLIRNIWRIKNSSSIALFQVIGNSVMAFILGSMFYKIMLKDTTDTFYFRGASMFFAILFNAFSSLLEIFSLYEARPITEKHRTYSLYHPSADAFASVLSEVPTKLITSVCFNIIFYFLVNFRRNGGRFFFYFLINIIATFTMSHLFRCVGSLTKTLTEAMVPAAVLLLALAMFTGFAIPETKMLGWSKWIWYINPLSYLFQSLMVNEFHGRRFVCTTFVPSGPAYQNISGTERVCGAVGAEPGADYVLGDAFLKVSYNYVNEHKWRGFGIGLGYVVFFLAVYLFLCEVNQGAKQKGEILVYPLNVVRRLKKERQLHSKTAAGDIEKAGGEDSAISDRKMLQESSESSSTDEEGGLNKSKAIFHWRNLCYDIKIKKEDRRILNNVDGWVKPGTLTALMGASGAGKTTLLDCLADRTTMGVITGEIFVNGRLRDESFPRTIGYCQQQDLHLKTSTVRESLRFSAYLRQPAKVSIEEKNKYVEEVIKILEMEHYADAVVGVAGEGLNVEQRKRLTIGVELVAKPALLVFLDEPTSGLDSQTAWSICQLMRKLANHGQAILCTIHQPSAMLMQEFDRLLFMRRGGETVYFGDLGEGCTTMINYFESHGSGKCPPSANPAEWMLEVVGAAPGSHANQDYHEVWRNSEEYKAVQEELDSMERELPNTTGQLIDDDERHKAYAASLMYQIKMVSVRLFEQYYRSPDYLWPKFFLTIFNNLFIGFTFFKADRSMQGMQNQMLSIFMYTVIFNTLLQQYLPAFVQQRDLYEARERPSRVFSWKAFITSQILVEVPWNILAGTLAFLIYYYPVGFYANASAAGQLHERGALFWLFSIAFYVYIGSMGILCISFMDLAASAANLASLLFTMSLSFCGVLATSQAMPRFWIFMYRVSPLTYFIDALLALGIANVNVECSDYEYSKFAPAGGQTCGEYMAPYIQMAGTGYLADPMATDECRFCQFSKTNDFLATVSSNYDRRWRNYGIFICYIAFDYIAAVFLYWLSREPKKTKLGKKKQQ
- the ISN1 gene encoding IMP 5'-nucleotidase (similar to Saccharomyces cerevisiae ISN1 (YOR155C); ancestral locus Anc_5.501); this translates as MSSRYRVEYHLKSHRKDGFVDWIKGLLATPFVLHAVSHDVDDLTTTQRVRSQYAEIFKDIQNLVANKIDFDSRNGQLEENDDTEVRYDLMGKSRLNQLVPTIGSFFTELPLEKAFLWEDSQRGISERRMVAPSFNDVRRILNTAQIFYFVDKRRKYHHNQLKLVTFDGDVTLYEDGGSLNSSSPVIFYIVRLLAANIRVGIVTAAGYDEPVQYEHRLKGLIVAVHDASDLTMEQKHNLTVMGGESNYLFRYHENDEGEFGFQTVEQGEWLLPHMTEWKLSDMDQTLDFAEKTLKSLRDRLHLPGETVIVRKKRAVGIVPGEKFDVATQSQVQVKLEREQLEEVVLTLQTTLETFPPARRIKFSCFDGGSDVWCDIGGKDLGLRVLQNYYSPHDPIKPCETLHVGDQFAPVGSANDFKARLAGCTLWIASPAETVTNLRRLLAD
- the PNS1 gene encoding Pns1p (similar to Saccharomyces cerevisiae PNS1 (YOR161C); ancestral locus Anc_5.502) → MSEKYKPPSRPPPSYGNGPNGQGPFQDNSAEYYNQQPQQQEGAQQPADQGQGNQYNFRQDQYYNLNAQSEGAPIGSFEEAFPTDDKPKWNDWPFTIFFLLCVAAFIVVASITLRGWAQTYSQTGSGIYNGTDTGTLNTNSAVLLVFAVVLALVFSFLGILLCRLYPKFFIYCGMIVNIVAGLGTAIMYLALRYWSAGIVFLVFTLLTAFFYWQMRSRIPFSVAVLKTVIDAMKKCPQTLLVSFIGTIVAGAFGVLFSAVIVATYIKFDPKENNAGCDVNGGGCSNSKKIGLLVLVFFCGYYISEVIKNVIHCTVSGIYGCWYYMSKSDQGMPRWPALGSWRRAMTYSFGSICFGSLIVALIETLKQIINLARQSLIGNGNGAAAQIGFMILGWIVNFLQWLASYFNHYAYAFIALYGRPYLKSAKQTWYMLREKGMDALINDNLINVALGLYTLFASYMSALLAFLYLRFTQPAYNSSGSFNAPLIAFSFLIAMQISNIANETIRSGTSTFFVALGNDPEVFHASYPERFDEIFRAYPDVLKKLSHQDV
- the MTR10 gene encoding mRNA transport regulator MTR10 (similar to Saccharomyces cerevisiae MTR10 (YOR160W); ancestral locus Anc_5.503), encoding MSFQVADVQKALQCVSSNATQEKKNEALHFLEDFQKSAAAWTICHDVLTTVDPSFLELHVFAAQTLRNKVTYDLSQLEGNLMEFKTSLLNLLILHNQKLVITQLSVALARLAIQFIQWRDPIVEIIHCLNPYPSKLLGFLRILPEETLDIGSTPLSENEFNSRTHELINTIAEDVLNFLISCVDILKSQQQSESDITLEKIMHCLTSWSFEFPVDQLLSVRPLISLVFESLLQGPDESSETFDAAVECLSVILRESRDAPNEQLVLALYEQLMQLQIKLLPNLLVAQEDDLDYEIMEGLTRLFVEAGEAWSVFISKSPDVYKPIVTALLMFTCKNSDLDIAAYTFPFWFSLKQNLVLPRYQQSKEQYVPIFENLISGIIRHLQYPTDQFDSSESEDKFKDFRYHMGSVLKDCAAVIGTSRALNQPLTRIKEAVNKGGSWQELEAPLFSLRTMAQEISLSENNQLPQIFQILCSLPEHPKIRYASTLVLGRYTEWTAKHPEMLKMQLDYIFNGFNEGQKNPDIITASSHALMFLCTDCSSLLSDYIDQLYDFYFNVGSILDIESQFELCQGLSAVIDKQSPDKISAVLQKLLDDCFSKINDIVPKWKADPTAFSALIADKIDLVYATFEELKPKNEYPQQGPEPLLPQIEFIWNSLSTLLIDCGALSDNVIVERATKLLRRLFEKFHLFCEPILVPVAEFLAQGYAATGLGSYLWCSGSIIIVYGDDEALPVPTQLKDAVWHFAVTQSNTFIQNFNKIQTERINDHYESIMDFFSMISDLIMFYPKEFLLSSELLGSTADVALKSVTRVENYDAYVLILRCLDDLLSWGFRTPPISTVAISEVPEEWRQQILKEIVVARGSTIITSLFIGLVTNFELTTHSDAVSCIVKCFRLACELNNNDPMICAQWVFQTVEQLGSVTTKEKDNLSETVVNGLNQKDYRKVREGIRTFIAWYLRKNVNPRCY